The Vigna unguiculata cultivar IT97K-499-35 chromosome 1, ASM411807v1, whole genome shotgun sequence nucleotide sequence ctcgctcaggcgactccagctcgcctaggcgagatttcgcGCAGTGACAGAGGTGATCTTCTGGTATTCTCGCTCAGGAGAGAGcggctcgcctgggcgaaacTACCAGGAAATCCTCTCTGTTCTTCACATGCAGGCTCGCTAAAAAATAATCCATCACCCAAATTCACACACAGACAGTCTTAAACACCAATTAAATACACAATCACACACTTCAATCACTCATGAACACATTTCGCATTAAATTTGGTTGAAAAGTCAGCTTCCCTTACATTAAATAATGAAGAATGCTTTGGGTGAGAGCAACTAAGAGAGGAGGGGTATAATTCTTTAATTTAACCTAGCAATTTCATCATTCAGACATGGATGAGTGAGGAACACTCGATTAGACCCAGAATAGTGACAAGATTTCTAGTTGAAATCTGGAATTGGACTTCAAAACGAAATTGGAGCTTACCTGGAGGAAGAAAGGCTAGGGATGGAGGTAGCTTGAGGATTTGTCGGGGTCACTTCTCCAGCATCTGATTCAGGAGCAAAAGAAATTTGGTTAAGTTTGAAGGTAGCTGTGTAAGGGATGATGGTGAAATAGAGAGTGAAGTGTTCAGTGTTAGAATGAGGGGAAGAAGGCgattgaaataaaagagttattaCAAATATGCctcttattttgaataaattagaatcaacttatttttttataataacttttatctatttttaatttttcctcttttatttctttcgatcatttattattttaatatctaatatttcaattaatttgtttatcttaatccgcTTTATTCTATTCGTTGAAAGAATGTGGcatactttcaaaataaaaaataaaaacaaataagccTTTTTTTCTCCCAAAGACTGCAAATcgtgaaatcaaatgtatatttaacaAAAGTTGAAATTACATATGATTACGAAATATCAAatccctttattttattttttttaattctctatCTGAGAACTATATCTACATTAACGTTACGTTTCTCTTTCCCTTAGAACTacattaatgaaaattataaagttgaatGGATCGTGGTTGAGGATCTTATTAaacatttattcatttattatacttccATAATAAACAGCTGCAACACCAGTACCTCATGAGTTGGCAGTTGTAAGGAAAAAACATCAGCAGAATCACACAAACAAACTAGCAAGTGAAACAACACAGCACGTTTGTAGCTCCACTCTCAGATCATAACCCCCAAAGTTATTTAGGTAAAAACAGAGATTAAAgataaacaacaaaacataaaacCCAGAAGCATTTATATCTCCCTTGCttcatcttcattttcatcCTCACTCCAGCAGCATCTCAGAATTGACCTGGGAGACGCACTACCATCGCATAGAACAAATTTCTGGTACATAATTGCACCACCCACTCCAAGTTCTTCATTAGTCCTCTCTCCACAGTAATAACCACTGATGTCCAAGGGAAATTTGTCAAGCTTTTCACCATGCATGTCAATGTGCAGAGCAACAGAAAACTCTGCAGGACGGAAGCATGCTAAAACCCTATCCACAAGTTCGCACAGAGCCATGTCATCAAAGTCATAACCAACAGCTTCGAAACTAGCATAACTGAAACCATCTTCTGGGGTGACATGGATGGTGGATATTGCATTCCCTTCTATACCATTCATAGAATAACCACAAGGGTCAAATTCAAAGTCACATATATCAGACAGTGGAAGGATATTCCTAATTCCAGAATTCTCAGTCATCAAAGCTGCTGAAGATgtattttctttgaaaaatacAGAAGCACATTCCTTGTCTAAACCAGTCATACACATCTCAAGGCCATAGACCGATTCCAATGATTCTTTTGCCTGAGCACTTGCAGAGTAGATGTGCCATAACTGTGACTTTGAAGGGTCGCCCATTGCGTAAGCTTTGCTACCATTACCGAGCTTCCCGAAATAGCTATCAAGGACAGAGACTTCTTCTGAAAAGCTACGATGAGGATATGACTGCGCACGGGGAAAAATGAAACTTCCGCGGGTGTACCTTACAGATTTCACAGAAAGGTCAATGGAATCAGCTAACTTGAGAATTGAAGGAATGGACAGAAGCAATTTGGTAGTGCCACAAGTTTTGATGATAAGTTTATAAGGATAGATAAACAGGCTTGACTCCGACAGAACATAAGAGTCAAGACAATCGTTTGAAAGCGATGAAACAATAGTGCACTCCGCTGGGTTCAGAAACTCATCCAATTGGTCCCTGGACAATGCTCGCAGACCTGATCCTCCAGCAAGAACGCCATCTTCAGAAAATGATATCTCAAGCCTTTTTTCATAACCTTCAAAACCAATGGCTGAGGCTGCCATCTTGGctagaaaagaaaggaaagttTTGCTGCGTAGGTAGAGAACAAAAACACAagggagagaaaaagaaaaagaaaacgaaaacGAAAACGAAGAGCAGACAAAATGAAGACGGGGTTTATGTCACACAACAAAGCCAAAGTCAGGATGGCTTGCGGATGCACTGCAATAGACAAAAGTTCGATTGTCAAACATAATGTTGGATACTAAATGTCTGAAtcaagcaaaaagaaaaaactaaatgtCTGAATCTAATCATCAGAAAAcaaatagaataaatatttaCGTTGGAGTAAGCAGCGGATCTGAATTTCTTGATTCCACCGTGTGGGCGAACGTCTTCAATGATGTAGCCGAGGGGAGTTTCGTACAAAAAGGATTTACTACTAGACGACTTCTTCTTGCCACCTTTGGACTCCATCAGATCATTCAGACCTTTctgacaaaagaagaaaacaaaatcaatggCAGAATGCTAGCAACACCTGTGCAAACATGAATTCTAGAATATTTTATGGTGTGAGAAGAACATGAACATATAAAAAACGAAGGAAAAACTGCAATCTTGAACAAATTCACCATGAACGTGGCGTAACCTTTCATCGAGTTCAGCACATAAATACAAAATGATAATATGAATTCCATAATCAGTTTATACAACCGCAATCAATAGGGGTAAAAGACGTATGCTATCATGCGTAGGCTGTGTGTGTTAAAAAGTCAAGAAAATTGTTCCCTGCAATGCAGACAACAGGGTCACTCTTCCAAGgataaagtataattttatcCTAAAATTCGTTTCTAAACTGTTCCTGTAAAAATTTAAGATGCTTTTGATCTCTATATCGTTGATGAAAAATATGTGTAATCTGAGATAAGAAAAAAGATACAGAGATTAAATCTTCCGAGATATTCTTTTAGGtacaaaaagataattaatctttttattcaAAAACAGAAGAACATTGATGATCATTCTGAAAAGGTTATAATCtggagagaaaaaataaaaataaatcatgcACAATATTAAAAACCAGAGACCCAAAAATGTTCCTTCCAGTCCCCATAAACTCTGACATAATTGAAGAACATGACCAAAAACACACAttcagattaaaaaaaaaaggtaccTGACATTTATAGCCGGGAAAAAAAGTTTGGATACAATAACACAACACTAAGaaccgaaaaaaaaaactgaatacTCTCTTTCAATTCACTATTTCATATGAAAATGGAACCATATTCAAGTGCATGAAACATAAACAAGAATCTTAAAACagtatacaaaaaataaataaaaattgatactTACAGGTATATATACAATGGAGGCTAGTGAAGTTGTCTGATATCCCCCTCCCAAAATTGCACTTCGAATCAAAATTAATCTGAATGAAATGCTCTAACAACAATTTAAGGAAGGGCGAAATCGGAGAAGAGAAGGGTTTTGATTAGTTGTTATAATCAAAATCGTATGGGTTGTAATGAAGAGAAGAGATGAAACTTATATAGGAGCCGAGATGAATGGAAATTACGATAGTACCCCTCAATTTTCTATCTCAGTAAACGTGCTAAACAAACAAATactatgtttaattttatctttggATTAATTATAGAATACATGGATTGCTTTTCAAAGGtggtgtttattttaaatttctataaatttacaatataatataCTCTGTcatacaattttattctttcctttcAAGCATATAATTCAACCAGTATTTTATGGTCGATAcagattaaaattataatatatagattACTCTTGtcttaaagtatttaaaatgataagttcataaagttaaattaaaccGTTTAGATTgcactaaaaatttaaaataaaataagatatatgtttgttatatatataaatgattttatcttaaagtatttaaaatgataagataattaagttaaactaaaccattttaaaaatataaaataaatatatatatatatatatatatatatatatatatatatatatatatatatatatatatatatatatatatatatatatactactcGGATAACTGTAGTAATTCTAGAGTTAATAtgtgcaacaaaccccgacttctagaaggatgcatttattagataaaaggtcgatGCAGACTCTACCtattgctttgatgattcatgataactcgtcggatcgcacggtCTTTGTGCCGGCAacacatcatatatatatatatatatatatatatatatatatatgtgtgtgtgttatatatatatatatatgtgtgtgtgtctgttaaaactattttaaatatattggcTTATCACAAACGAGAATCCATAATAAAGTTCAGGAATCACTAAATTGATCTTCAAAGATTATGCAAATTTATGTtggatttatttaaaattatatgctAATTTTGTGGTTTTACATCAAGGAGTTGATtccaaatttaaaacttattttagtgAGTTTATATGGTTGTTTAACATCTTCAATTTGACACCATAAATGTCTCTGTTGGCAGCTTCAATCAAAACCATGCATATTTAAACATGTGATAACTTGATAAATAATTGTTCCGGTCTAGGAATGATGGCCAAACCAGAACAATAATTCTCTCTCTCACTCCTGAATTCACCCCCCTTTTTTTCCTTAATTCCCTTATGTATATATAGAGTCCTTCAGTTTTTATACTGCTATTTTAATGTCAGATCTTTAGCTAACCAACCTACCCACTTCTCCATTATTCTCTCCTGCAATCTCGCATGTGGGTGGTTATTCCTAAAATCCAGTGATATTTGCTCGTCACCTCGGCCACCTCGGCCCAAGTGCTCGTTACCTCGACCACCTCAGCCTATGACTAAAACTcttgttttatgataaatatttatcaagtcAAATCTTGATGAGCATGTTGAGGTCGGTCATTCCCTGGACGATACATAGTCCTCCAACCTTGAGTCCTCAACTTGTTAGGATGAAAGGTTGTCATAAACCGTCCACATATTCTAGTATAGcacaagtaaatatatataacatgataaAGCTAAAGTCGGTCCGGAGGAGACCTCgacataaaataagtaaaatggTCAAGTTGAGGTCGGCCTAAGGGAGACCTCACCATATGAGGTCGGCCCGAGGGAGACCTCAATATAAGATAAGTAAAACAATCAAGCTGAGGTCGGCCTGAGGGAGACCTCAACATATGAGGTCGGCCCGAGAGAGACCTCAACATAAGATAAGTAAAATGATTAAGTTGAGGCCAGCCTGAAAGAGACCTCAAAAGAACACAAGTAAGATGATCAACTTGAGGTCGACCCAAGGGAGACCTCAAGATAGAAATGATTAAGCTGAGGTCGGCCTGAGGGAGACCTCAGCATAAgaagtaatatataaattgatttgGCTGAGGTCGACCTTAGGGAGACCTCAACATAACACAAGGAAGATTATCAACCTAAGGTCGGCTCAAGGAAGACATCGACATAAAAATGATTAAGCTAAAGTTGGCCTTAGGGAGACCTCAACATAAGacaagtaatatataaaatgatctAGCTGAGGTCGGCCTTAGGGAGACCTCAACATAACATaagtaagataaaataattgagttcTCAGCGTACTGACACAAGTAAGATAAAATGATTAAGTTGagtcctcagcgtactgaggtattTTCAAGCTCGTAGCGAGGTCGAATCAAGTTGAATCCTCAACGTACTAA carries:
- the LOC114179610 gene encoding S-adenosylmethionine decarboxylase proenzyme-like, producing MAASAIGFEGYEKRLEISFSEDGVLAGGSGLRALSRDQLDEFLNPAECTIVSSLSNDCLDSYVLSESSLFIYPYKLIIKTCGTTKLLLSIPSILKLADSIDLSVKSVRYTRGSFIFPRAQSYPHRSFSEEVSVLDSYFGKLGNGSKAYAMGDPSKSQLWHIYSASAQAKESLESVYGLEMCMTGLDKECASVFFKENTSSAALMTENSGIRNILPLSDICDFEFDPCGYSMNGIEGNAISTIHVTPEDGFSYASFEAVGYDFDDMALCELVDRVLACFRPAEFSVALHIDMHGEKLDKFPLDISGYYCGERTNEELGVGGAIMYQKFVLCDGSASPRSILRCCWSEDENEDEAREI